The following are encoded in a window of Tessaracoccus flavescens genomic DNA:
- a CDS encoding ferredoxin reductase family protein — MTPPRGPHNQPTLREIQDSSMRRSHPSRATAWVAGYLVFVLAPLFALLIGTVGPARDFWTEFSAAIGYAGLAMMGLQFGLTARFRRVTEPWGEDVLYHLHRQLSLVAVALVIAHPVILFIVRPNLIGLLTFVDAPWRARFAVLSVVSLLVLVMTSLWRARLRMRYETWHHLHVVLAVAAVVTGLAHMVSWGFYLADPWKRALWISLTVFWIGLLAYVRIVRPLFMLRRPYTVTQVRAERGDTTTLVMEPDGHDGFHFEPGQFGWLTVWGGPFRITGHPFSFSGSAEAGEGSVEMSIRRLGDFTATVGTIPVGKRVYVDGPYGAFTIGNPADMHILIAGGVGITPMMSIIRTLADRHDNRPVILLYGATDWESITFREELDKIAGRLALTTVYVLTDPPADWTGERGFITADILRRHVPPPYDEHEYFICGPPPMMDSMETTLSTLGVPMSKYHSERYNFA; from the coding sequence GTGACCCCGCCTCGGGGGCCGCATAATCAACCAACTCTCCGAGAGATCCAGGACAGTTCAATGAGGCGCTCCCATCCGTCGCGCGCTACCGCCTGGGTAGCCGGCTACCTGGTGTTCGTCCTGGCGCCTCTCTTCGCTCTGCTCATAGGGACCGTCGGGCCGGCCCGGGACTTCTGGACCGAGTTCTCCGCCGCAATCGGCTATGCCGGGCTCGCGATGATGGGACTGCAGTTCGGTCTCACTGCCCGGTTCCGGCGAGTGACCGAGCCGTGGGGCGAAGACGTCCTCTATCACCTGCACCGCCAGCTCTCGTTGGTCGCCGTCGCCCTGGTTATCGCCCATCCGGTCATCCTGTTCATCGTCCGGCCAAACCTGATCGGACTCCTCACCTTCGTCGACGCGCCCTGGCGCGCGCGCTTCGCCGTGCTGTCCGTGGTGTCACTCCTAGTGCTCGTGATGACGTCGCTGTGGCGGGCGCGTCTGCGGATGCGCTACGAGACGTGGCACCATCTGCATGTCGTCCTGGCCGTCGCCGCGGTGGTCACCGGCCTGGCGCACATGGTGAGCTGGGGCTTCTACCTAGCCGATCCGTGGAAGAGGGCGCTGTGGATCTCTCTGACGGTGTTCTGGATCGGACTGCTCGCCTATGTGCGCATCGTCAGGCCGCTGTTCATGCTCCGCAGGCCCTACACGGTCACACAGGTGCGTGCTGAACGCGGCGACACCACGACGCTCGTGATGGAGCCCGACGGGCACGACGGCTTCCACTTCGAGCCCGGTCAGTTCGGCTGGCTCACCGTCTGGGGCGGTCCCTTCCGCATCACGGGTCACCCGTTCTCCTTCTCCGGCAGCGCTGAGGCCGGCGAGGGATCGGTCGAGATGTCGATCCGCAGGCTAGGGGACTTCACCGCTACGGTTGGGACGATTCCGGTCGGCAAGCGAGTCTACGTGGACGGACCCTATGGGGCGTTCACGATCGGAAACCCGGCCGACATGCACATCCTCATCGCTGGCGGTGTCGGCATCACACCGATGATGAGTATCATCCGGACCCTGGCCGACCGACACGACAACCGGCCTGTCATCCTGCTGTACGGGGCTACAGACTGGGAGTCGATCACGTTCCGCGAGGAACTCGACAAGATCGCCGGCCGGCTGGCGCTGACCACCGTCTACGTGCTCACCGATCCGCCCGCCGACTGGACCGGCGAGCGAGGCTTCATCACCGCTGACATCCTGCGGCGCCACGTCCCGCCGCCATACGACGAGCACGAGTACTTCATCTGCGGACCACCCCCGATGATGGACTCGATGGAGACCACCCTCAGCACACTGGGCGTACCGATGTCCAAGTACCACTCCGAGCGATACAACTTCGCCTGA
- a CDS encoding ParA family protein, whose product MRDELVVTGAGRESRLRDALATVADRYDLVLIDCPPSLDQLTINALVAADAVLIVTQSKQASINGPPM is encoded by the coding sequence GTGCGCGATGAGCTCGTGGTGACCGGCGCAGGGCGTGAGTCGCGGCTGCGTGACGCGCTGGCGACGGTGGCGGACCGGTATGACCTGGTGCTCATCGACTGCCCGCCCTCGCTGGACCAGCTGACGATCAACGCGTTGGTGGCCGCCGATGCCGTTCTCATCGTTACCCAGAGCAAGCAGGCCAGTATCAACGGACCACCTATGTAG
- the istB gene encoding IS21-like element helper ATPase IstB codes for MTTTTNTAASVYQQLRNHLTDLKLADAADALPKVLDQAQTEGWSLTHTLEHLLRIEVTATEARRLAGRFRFANLPTGATLDDFDLDHASGIDRNLLTELGTCRYLDTATNILLIGSPGVGKTHIATGLGHAAVTAGYRVYFTSAADLAARCHRAAIEGKWSTMMRFFAGPTLLIIDELGYLPLPGEAASALFQVINQRYLKTSIVITTNRPVGAWGEILGDTTVAAAMLDRLLHRSVVITLDGPSYRLRNHHAAADELRRATTGTNLR; via the coding sequence ATGACCACCACCACGAACACCGCCGCCAGCGTCTACCAACAGCTGCGCAACCACCTCACCGACCTGAAACTCGCCGACGCCGCCGACGCCCTCCCGAAGGTGCTCGACCAAGCCCAAACCGAGGGCTGGAGCCTCACCCACACCCTCGAGCACCTACTGCGCATCGAGGTCACCGCCACCGAAGCCCGACGCCTCGCCGGCCGGTTCCGTTTCGCGAACCTCCCCACCGGCGCCACCCTCGACGACTTCGACCTCGACCACGCCTCCGGCATCGACCGAAACCTGCTCACCGAACTCGGCACCTGCCGCTACCTCGACACCGCCACCAACATCCTCCTCATCGGCTCACCCGGCGTCGGGAAGACCCACATCGCCACCGGCCTCGGGCACGCCGCCGTCACCGCCGGCTACCGCGTCTACTTCACCTCCGCCGCCGACCTCGCCGCCCGCTGCCACCGCGCCGCGATCGAAGGCAAGTGGTCCACCATGATGCGTTTCTTCGCCGGTCCGACCCTGCTCATCATCGACGAGCTTGGCTACCTCCCGCTGCCCGGCGAGGCCGCCTCAGCCTTGTTCCAGGTCATCAACCAGCGCTACCTGAAGACCTCGATCGTGATCACCACGAACCGGCCGGTCGGAGCCTGGGGCGAGATCCTCGGCGACACCACCGTCGCCGCCGCCATGCTCGACCGGCTCCTCCACCGCTCCGTCGTCATCACCCTCGACGGCCCCTCCTACCGACTCCGCAACCACCACGCCGCAGCCGACGAACTACGCCGCGCCACAACCGGCACCAACCTGCGCTAA
- the istA gene encoding IS21 family transposase gives MDIHALKRQGMTISEIARRTNHDRKTIRAYLNGDRVPGRRQRAVPDSFEAFVDYVSARLSEDPHLWAATLLDELRPLGYAGSYPTLTRQIRDRGLRPACAACAHVTKRPNAVIEHPPGEETQFDWLELPDAPTHWGFPTKKAFLLVGSLAHSGVWRAVLAPSMDLPHLLAAMSTLLRLLGGLTRVWRFDRMRTVLDPVTGDLTAMFAGFAKHHGVQVVACRPRSGNRKGVVEKNNHTAAQRWWRTLPDELTLEQAQAGVEAFARRQDQRRREDVSGWSTAKAMFAAERLRALPPTVFPVILTEERTATRQALIDWRGNRYSVPPELAAGKVVVHHRHGSDTIDIATLSGAVLARHRVAEPGLGVTIRDTGHVTALETIALASAPPGRSHRRKERIPPGATALRAAAVLTGAAEPLSTVISLAAYEQAAKNRNTLP, from the coding sequence GTGGATATCCACGCTCTGAAACGGCAGGGGATGACGATCAGCGAGATCGCCCGCCGCACCAACCATGACCGCAAGACGATCCGCGCGTACTTGAACGGGGACCGGGTCCCGGGGCGGCGGCAACGCGCCGTGCCGGACTCGTTCGAGGCGTTCGTCGACTACGTTAGCGCGCGCCTATCGGAGGACCCGCATTTGTGGGCGGCGACGTTGCTCGACGAGCTGCGCCCGCTGGGCTACGCGGGGTCGTATCCGACGTTGACCCGACAGATCCGTGACCGCGGGCTGCGGCCGGCCTGCGCCGCCTGCGCGCACGTCACGAAGCGTCCGAACGCGGTCATCGAGCATCCGCCGGGTGAGGAGACCCAGTTCGACTGGCTCGAGCTGCCCGATGCGCCCACGCACTGGGGGTTCCCGACGAAGAAGGCGTTCCTGCTGGTCGGCTCGCTGGCCCACTCGGGGGTTTGGCGGGCGGTGCTCGCCCCGTCGATGGATCTGCCGCACCTGTTGGCCGCGATGAGCACCTTGCTGCGTCTGCTGGGTGGGCTCACTCGCGTGTGGCGCTTCGATCGGATGCGCACCGTGCTGGACCCGGTCACGGGGGATCTGACGGCGATGTTCGCCGGGTTCGCGAAGCACCACGGCGTCCAGGTGGTCGCCTGCCGGCCCCGCTCCGGCAACCGCAAGGGCGTGGTCGAGAAGAATAACCACACCGCCGCGCAACGCTGGTGGCGGACTCTGCCCGACGAACTCACCCTCGAGCAGGCCCAGGCCGGTGTCGAGGCGTTCGCCCGCCGACAAGACCAGCGACGCCGGGAAGACGTGTCCGGGTGGAGCACCGCGAAGGCGATGTTCGCCGCCGAACGGCTCCGAGCGTTGCCACCGACGGTGTTCCCGGTGATCCTCACCGAGGAACGCACCGCCACCCGGCAGGCGCTGATCGACTGGCGCGGCAACCGGTATTCCGTCCCACCCGAACTCGCTGCCGGGAAGGTCGTCGTCCATCACCGCCACGGCAGCGACACCATCGACATCGCCACCCTCTCCGGCGCGGTCCTCGCCCGACACCGAGTCGCCGAACCGGGCCTGGGGGTCACGATCCGCGACACCGGACACGTCACCGCCCTCGAAACGATCGCCCTCGCCTCGGCACCGCCGGGACGCTCCCACCGCCGCAAGGAACGCATCCCACCCGGCGCCACCGCCCTGCGCGCCGCCGCCGTGCTCACCGGCGCCGCGGAACCGCTCTCGACCGTGATCAGCCTGGCCGCCTACGAGCAGGCCGCGAAGAACAGGAACACCCTCCCATGA
- a CDS encoding DEAD/DEAH box helicase family protein, translated as MEYRTEDVWATPHVAGKNVVRQLLVPTCDDIEVFETEPGIEVVKTPFGQWPTTCTADLPTDGLLAARLPGDHSPNAQIEWGGSREAAQASEVIQSFEGAIGFTAHDLPRSLRRPQIAALHSIVGYQSSGLSEPGIVVMPTGTGKTETMLAWLVAQRPERVLVVVPSTALRDQIASKFETLGILQVEGIVDHRALRPRVGRVEGRFTDGAEARAFVEAANVVVATPNAIHANEPDVRAAFFESFTHLLVDEAHHAPARTWTEIIRVFANRPTLLFTATPFRRDGLTLPGRVIFRFPLREAQKEGYFSTIDFTAVLDLDDDDEALALAAVSRLRDDLVAGHEHLLLARVGSKARADEVHELYSRIAPELRYCQILWMSLLRQPAGWLGRRGLVRRVCRL; from the coding sequence GTGGAGTACCGCACCGAGGATGTCTGGGCGACGCCGCACGTCGCGGGCAAGAACGTAGTCCGTCAACTGCTGGTCCCGACGTGCGACGACATTGAGGTGTTTGAGACCGAGCCAGGCATCGAAGTGGTGAAGACACCCTTCGGACAGTGGCCTACAACGTGCACTGCTGATCTTCCGACTGATGGGCTGCTCGCGGCGAGGCTCCCTGGAGATCACTCCCCGAACGCCCAGATCGAATGGGGCGGTAGTCGAGAGGCGGCTCAGGCGAGCGAGGTCATCCAATCCTTCGAAGGTGCCATTGGGTTTACTGCGCATGACCTACCCCGCAGCCTGAGACGACCGCAGATCGCAGCGCTTCACTCCATCGTCGGTTACCAGTCGTCCGGCCTGTCTGAGCCCGGGATCGTGGTCATGCCGACAGGCACAGGCAAGACAGAGACGATGCTGGCGTGGCTCGTGGCACAACGGCCCGAACGTGTGCTGGTGGTCGTTCCCTCCACTGCACTTCGCGATCAGATAGCGAGCAAGTTCGAGACCCTGGGCATCCTTCAGGTCGAAGGCATCGTCGACCACCGCGCGTTGCGCCCCAGAGTCGGCCGGGTAGAGGGCCGGTTCACCGATGGTGCCGAAGCGAGGGCTTTCGTCGAGGCAGCGAACGTCGTCGTTGCAACACCCAACGCGATCCACGCCAACGAGCCTGACGTGCGCGCAGCCTTCTTCGAGAGCTTCACACACCTGCTCGTCGACGAGGCGCACCATGCGCCGGCTCGAACATGGACAGAGATCATCCGTGTATTCGCGAACCGGCCAACGCTTCTGTTCACGGCGACACCGTTCCGTCGCGACGGATTGACACTGCCCGGCCGCGTCATCTTCCGCTTCCCGCTACGGGAAGCTCAGAAGGAGGGATACTTCAGCACCATCGACTTCACTGCGGTACTCGATCTGGATGATGACGATGAGGCATTGGCACTCGCCGCAGTCTCGCGGCTTCGAGATGACTTGGTCGCCGGCCACGAGCATCTGCTTCTGGCACGGGTGGGGTCGAAGGCGAGGGCGGATGAAGTTCATGAGCTCTACTCACGCATCGCTCCCGAGCTGAGGTATTGTCAAATCCTGTGGATGAGCCTTCTCAGGCAGCCTGCTGGATGGCTTGGTCGGAGGGGTCTGGTTCGACGAGTTTGCCGTCTTTGA
- a CDS encoding DUF2188 domain-containing protein, with product MTEPNKRVVQRRSDGDWDVRKPRADRASAVTSTQVEGIQRARTILGNDGGGELQVRSLKGTIRAQDTIAPGNARGHPRGDRGALVGSRVPWIGEEERGSTWSTAPRMSGRRRTSRART from the coding sequence ATGACAGAACCCAACAAGCGAGTAGTCCAGCGCCGAAGCGACGGCGACTGGGACGTACGGAAGCCAAGAGCTGATCGTGCCAGCGCCGTAACCTCCACACAGGTCGAAGGCATTCAACGCGCCCGTACGATCCTCGGCAACGACGGAGGGGGCGAGTTGCAGGTCCGTTCGCTCAAGGGGACGATCCGCGCGCAAGACACGATCGCACCTGGGAACGCCCGAGGTCATCCAAGGGGTGATCGCGGCGCACTTGTTGGCAGTCGCGTTCCTTGGATAGGCGAAGAAGAGAGAGGCTCGACGTGGAGTACCGCACCGAGGATGTCTGGGCGACGCCGCACGTCGCGGGCAAGAACGTAG
- a CDS encoding helix-turn-helix domain-containing protein produces MSKADLHRKVGVSAAAIGQYERGEVRPRAETVAALATALGVPPGFFALGRPRVQVDIAEASFRRLRSTTVTQQQQATAYVEQAWELSCYLEESVEFPDLDLPTWAQVDSSDVPDPVTAARAMRQHWMLGTVPINHLVYELEQHGILTVFFSMKEDLALDEKSRIDAFSTTALPRPMIVLTPDKANDVMRHRFSAAHELGHIVLHHGRQGTDSQLERQADMFAAEFLTPRDAIRDQLPRRINFNRYEELSQLWGVSINSLIFRSRELDLISESTARRAYITLNGIARRPMPVHDYPGERPELLKSALELLDQAGVPLTQVAEDLQMTPRHIRRLAGIDDPQPKLTLVKDHPDNRK; encoded by the coding sequence ATGTCCAAGGCTGACCTTCATCGCAAGGTTGGCGTATCGGCCGCCGCGATCGGGCAGTACGAGCGTGGAGAGGTGCGTCCCCGCGCAGAGACGGTCGCTGCCCTAGCCACGGCGCTCGGTGTTCCGCCGGGCTTCTTCGCGCTCGGGCGTCCACGCGTCCAGGTGGACATCGCTGAAGCGTCGTTCCGTCGACTCCGTTCAACGACTGTCACGCAACAGCAGCAAGCGACTGCGTATGTCGAACAAGCCTGGGAACTCAGCTGCTACCTCGAAGAGAGCGTGGAGTTCCCTGATCTAGACCTCCCTACCTGGGCGCAGGTCGACTCATCGGATGTGCCCGACCCCGTGACAGCAGCGCGAGCCATGCGTCAACACTGGATGCTCGGGACCGTGCCAATCAATCACCTCGTGTACGAGCTTGAACAGCATGGCATCCTGACAGTCTTCTTCTCCATGAAGGAAGACCTCGCACTTGACGAGAAGAGCCGGATCGACGCCTTCTCGACCACCGCACTGCCACGTCCCATGATCGTGCTGACCCCAGACAAGGCCAACGATGTTATGCGGCATCGGTTCTCGGCCGCGCACGAACTTGGACACATCGTCCTTCATCACGGCCGGCAAGGAACAGATAGCCAACTTGAGCGGCAGGCAGACATGTTCGCGGCCGAGTTCCTCACTCCTCGCGATGCGATCCGTGACCAGTTGCCTCGGCGCATCAACTTCAACCGGTACGAGGAACTTAGCCAGCTTTGGGGGGTCTCCATCAACTCTCTGATCTTCCGGTCCCGGGAGCTTGATCTTATCTCGGAGTCCACAGCCCGTCGCGCGTACATCACGCTGAATGGGATCGCTCGGCGACCTATGCCGGTTCACGACTATCCCGGCGAGCGACCCGAACTCCTGAAGTCCGCGCTTGAGCTGCTTGACCAGGCAGGTGTGCCACTGACTCAGGTCGCGGAGGACCTCCAGATGACGCCTCGTCACATACGACGGCTAGCTGGCATCGACGATCCCCAGCCCAAGCTGACGCTGGTGAAAGACCACCCAGACAACAGGAAGTAG
- a CDS encoding VOC family protein, protein MALRMDNMGIVVDDLDEAVAFFEILGMELEGRGMVEGEWAGRVTGLGDQQVEIAMLRTPDGHGKLELSRFLSPAVVSDHRGAQVNALGYLRVMFAVDDLDSTLARLSAVGGVLVGDVVRFEDAYRLCYLRGPGSLLIGLAEELG, encoded by the coding sequence ATGGCACTCAGGATGGACAACATGGGCATCGTCGTCGACGACCTGGATGAGGCCGTTGCGTTCTTCGAGATCCTCGGGATGGAACTCGAGGGCCGCGGGATGGTCGAGGGCGAGTGGGCCGGCCGCGTGACCGGACTCGGCGACCAGCAGGTCGAGATCGCGATGCTGCGCACACCCGACGGCCACGGAAAGCTCGAGTTGTCGCGCTTCCTCTCCCCCGCCGTCGTCTCCGACCATCGCGGGGCCCAGGTCAATGCGCTGGGCTACCTGCGGGTGATGTTCGCCGTGGATGACCTCGACTCGACGCTCGCCCGGCTCTCCGCGGTCGGCGGGGTCCTCGTCGGCGACGTCGTCCGCTTCGAGGACGCCTACCGCCTCTGTTACCTCCGCGGCCCCGGTTCGCTCCTGATCGGCCTCGCCGAGGAACTGGGTTGA
- a CDS encoding LacI family DNA-binding transcriptional regulator, producing the protein MPTQTGQPDRTKRSDRRPTIDDVARAAGVSRGTVSRVLNGGHWVSPDSLAAVNAAIRKTGYRINPHARSLATARAGSVAFLLTESQDRLFEDPNFAVLMRGASNALAEQDISLVMLLAGNDAERRRATNFITGGHVDGVLMISSHASHKRLISDLVHAKVPAISIGVPLGLERKIGHIAVEDRAGAADAVAYLQSIGRTRIATIAGSQDTGGGMARLAGYKEQVGKVDPALIAEGDYTKESGAAATRMLLQRAPDLDAIFAANDLMAAGALQVLAEQGRSVPGDVAVVGFDDSSVAMTTTPKLTTMRQPFDRVSREVVRLLLEVIDGQAPASMSLPLELVIRESA; encoded by the coding sequence ATGCCGACACAGACAGGCCAGCCGGACCGCACGAAACGCTCGGACCGCCGCCCGACGATCGATGACGTCGCGCGTGCAGCCGGTGTCTCCCGCGGAACGGTATCGCGAGTCCTCAACGGTGGCCACTGGGTGAGCCCCGACTCCCTCGCCGCAGTCAACGCGGCCATCCGCAAGACCGGGTACCGGATCAACCCGCACGCCCGCAGCCTCGCCACGGCTCGCGCCGGGTCCGTCGCCTTCCTCCTGACTGAGTCCCAGGACCGGCTCTTCGAGGACCCCAACTTCGCGGTCCTGATGCGCGGGGCATCGAACGCGCTCGCAGAACAGGACATCTCGCTTGTCATGCTGCTCGCGGGCAACGACGCTGAGCGGCGCCGCGCAACCAACTTCATCACGGGCGGCCACGTGGACGGAGTGCTGATGATCTCCTCGCACGCCAGCCACAAGCGGCTGATCAGCGACCTGGTGCACGCGAAGGTGCCCGCCATCTCCATCGGCGTCCCGCTCGGGTTGGAGCGCAAGATCGGCCACATCGCCGTCGAGGACAGGGCAGGGGCCGCGGACGCCGTCGCCTACCTGCAGAGCATCGGCCGGACGAGGATCGCCACCATCGCGGGCTCCCAGGACACCGGCGGCGGCATGGCCCGCCTCGCGGGATATAAGGAGCAGGTCGGCAAGGTCGACCCGGCGCTGATCGCCGAGGGCGACTACACCAAGGAGAGCGGCGCAGCGGCCACCCGCATGCTGCTGCAACGCGCCCCCGATCTCGACGCCATCTTCGCGGCCAACGACCTGATGGCCGCCGGAGCGCTGCAGGTGCTTGCGGAGCAGGGCAGGTCGGTTCCCGGTGACGTCGCCGTCGTCGGGTTCGACGACTCGAGCGTCGCGATGACGACGACGCCGAAGCTGACCACCATGCGTCAGCCGTTCGACCGCGTCAGCCGCGAGGTCGTGCGCCTCCTGCTCGAGGTGATCGACGGCCAGGCACCCGCCTCGATGTCGCTCCCACTGGAGCTGGTGATCCGCGAGAGCGCCTGA